Proteins encoded by one window of Rhodamnia argentea isolate NSW1041297 chromosome 6, ASM2092103v1, whole genome shotgun sequence:
- the LOC115745938 gene encoding protein SOSEKI 5 isoform X2 — translation MAVASRATRTTATTPPTELQIPKRWKDRETSPERTKVWAEPSKPSKASTGRRVPVVYYLSRNGQLEQPHFMEVPLSSPEGLFLSDVINRLNLLRGKGMAAMYSWSSKRSYKNGFVWHDLAENDFICPSHGHEYVLKGSELLEAPSPSSSSSAARPLESVSFRSPKPINTPKSSDESDFPVIARRRNQSWSSIDLHEYKVYKTESNGESTPKAAADASTQTDDKRRRRRHVKERESEIRELHGDGPDEADQSQSQDPGQNQTTTELSRDEISPPPSDSSPETLETLLKADGRLIIGSSGGKEDGTDRAAGNLTGGKIRASSVLMQLISCGSLSFKDCGATYIKDQGLSLIGHHKTRLPRGAGDSSSSKQAQAGASRKIPNSAGVRLEDKEYFSGSLIETKKKEEVGVAPTLKRSSSYNADR, via the exons ATGGCTGTCGCTTCCAGGGCAACAAGAACGACGGCGACAACACCACCAACAGAGCTTCAGATCCCCAAGAGATGGAAAGACAGGGAAACCAGCCCCGAGAGAACCAAAGTCTGGGCCGAACCCTCCAAGCCCAGCAAGGCCAGCACCGGGAGAAGAGTCCCTGTTGTGTACTACCTCTCCAGGAATGGCCAGCTCGAGCAACCCCACTTCATGGAAgtccctctctcttcccctgAAGGACTCTTTCTCTCGG ATGTAATTAACCGCTTGAACCTCCTCCGCGGCAAAGGCATGGCCGCCATGTACTCCTGGTCTTCCAAACG GAGCTACAAGAACGGCTTCGTGTGGCACGATCTGGCTGAGAACGATTTCATCTGTCCATCGCACGGCCACGAGTACGTCCTCAAAGGATCGGAGCTCCTCGAAGCTCCTTCtccgtcgtcgtcttcttcggcTGCGAGACCTCTCGAGTCGGTGTCGTTTCGCTCCCCGAAGCCGATCAACACGCCGAAATCGAGCGACGAATCAGATTTCCCGGTCATAGCTCGTCGGAGGAACCAGTCGTGGAGCTCGATCGACCTCCACGAGTACAAAGTCTACAAGACCGAGTCCAACGGCGAGTCGACGCCGAAAGCGGCGGCGGACGCGTCGACCCAGACTGATGACaagagaagacgaagacgacaCGTCAAAGAGAGGGAAAGCGAGATCCGTGAGCTTCACGGAGATGGACCCGACGAAGCGGATCAGAGTCAAAGTCAGGATCCAGGTCAAAATCAGACGACGACGGAGCTGAGCAGGGACGAGATCTCACCCCCACCGTCGGATTCGAGCCCCGAGACGCTGGAAACTCTGTTGAAGGCCGACGGACGGCTGATAATAGGCTCGAGCGGAGGCAAAGAGGACGGAACGGATCGGGCGGCTGGGAACCTCACAGGTGGCAAGATCAGGGCGTCCTCGGTGCTGATGCAGCTGATATCGTGCGGCTCGCTCTCGTTCAAGGACTGCGGAGCAACGTACATAAAAGATCAAGGGCTGTCGCTGATCGGGCACCACAAGACGAGATTGCCCCGCGGAGCAGGggatagcagcagcagcaagcaGGCTCAGGCTGGGGCTTCGAGGAAAATTCCGAACTCTGCGGGGGTAAGATTGGAAGATAAGGAGTACTTCAGCGGCAGCTTGATCGAGaccaagaagaaagaggaggttGGGGTAGCCCCAACGCTGAAGAGATCGTCTTCTTACAATGCCGATCGGTGA
- the LOC115745938 gene encoding protein SOSEKI 5 isoform X1: MQRKAMAVASRATRTTATTPPTELQIPKRWKDRETSPERTKVWAEPSKPSKASTGRRVPVVYYLSRNGQLEQPHFMEVPLSSPEGLFLSDVINRLNLLRGKGMAAMYSWSSKRSYKNGFVWHDLAENDFICPSHGHEYVLKGSELLEAPSPSSSSSAARPLESVSFRSPKPINTPKSSDESDFPVIARRRNQSWSSIDLHEYKVYKTESNGESTPKAAADASTQTDDKRRRRRHVKERESEIRELHGDGPDEADQSQSQDPGQNQTTTELSRDEISPPPSDSSPETLETLLKADGRLIIGSSGGKEDGTDRAAGNLTGGKIRASSVLMQLISCGSLSFKDCGATYIKDQGLSLIGHHKTRLPRGAGDSSSSKQAQAGASRKIPNSAGVRLEDKEYFSGSLIETKKKEEVGVAPTLKRSSSYNADR; this comes from the exons ATGCAGAGAAAAGCCATGGCTGTCGCTTCCAGGGCAACAAGAACGACGGCGACAACACCACCAACAGAGCTTCAGATCCCCAAGAGATGGAAAGACAGGGAAACCAGCCCCGAGAGAACCAAAGTCTGGGCCGAACCCTCCAAGCCCAGCAAGGCCAGCACCGGGAGAAGAGTCCCTGTTGTGTACTACCTCTCCAGGAATGGCCAGCTCGAGCAACCCCACTTCATGGAAgtccctctctcttcccctgAAGGACTCTTTCTCTCGG ATGTAATTAACCGCTTGAACCTCCTCCGCGGCAAAGGCATGGCCGCCATGTACTCCTGGTCTTCCAAACG GAGCTACAAGAACGGCTTCGTGTGGCACGATCTGGCTGAGAACGATTTCATCTGTCCATCGCACGGCCACGAGTACGTCCTCAAAGGATCGGAGCTCCTCGAAGCTCCTTCtccgtcgtcgtcttcttcggcTGCGAGACCTCTCGAGTCGGTGTCGTTTCGCTCCCCGAAGCCGATCAACACGCCGAAATCGAGCGACGAATCAGATTTCCCGGTCATAGCTCGTCGGAGGAACCAGTCGTGGAGCTCGATCGACCTCCACGAGTACAAAGTCTACAAGACCGAGTCCAACGGCGAGTCGACGCCGAAAGCGGCGGCGGACGCGTCGACCCAGACTGATGACaagagaagacgaagacgacaCGTCAAAGAGAGGGAAAGCGAGATCCGTGAGCTTCACGGAGATGGACCCGACGAAGCGGATCAGAGTCAAAGTCAGGATCCAGGTCAAAATCAGACGACGACGGAGCTGAGCAGGGACGAGATCTCACCCCCACCGTCGGATTCGAGCCCCGAGACGCTGGAAACTCTGTTGAAGGCCGACGGACGGCTGATAATAGGCTCGAGCGGAGGCAAAGAGGACGGAACGGATCGGGCGGCTGGGAACCTCACAGGTGGCAAGATCAGGGCGTCCTCGGTGCTGATGCAGCTGATATCGTGCGGCTCGCTCTCGTTCAAGGACTGCGGAGCAACGTACATAAAAGATCAAGGGCTGTCGCTGATCGGGCACCACAAGACGAGATTGCCCCGCGGAGCAGGggatagcagcagcagcaagcaGGCTCAGGCTGGGGCTTCGAGGAAAATTCCGAACTCTGCGGGGGTAAGATTGGAAGATAAGGAGTACTTCAGCGGCAGCTTGATCGAGaccaagaagaaagaggaggttGGGGTAGCCCCAACGCTGAAGAGATCGTCTTCTTACAATGCCGATCGGTGA
- the LOC115745927 gene encoding transcription factor MYB48 isoform X2 — protein MVQEEARKGPWTEQEDFQLVCFVGLFGDRRWDFIAKVSGLNRTGKSCRLRWVNYLHPGLKRGKMTPQEERLVLDLHSKWGNRWSRIARKLPGRTDNEIKNYWRTHMRKKAQERKRAPSPSSSSSNISSSPSNNPTVDSLMTQETGKESFYDTGGPGDKSTSTGKNLFIMATVKKAAISLVLSWLHRQGNTAPTLSGRLTKNPRSFSPSISLFLIMSMKELT, from the exons ATGGTGCAAGAAGAAGCGCGAAAGGGTCCATGGACAGAACAAGAAGATTTCCAACTGGTCTGCTTTGTTGGACTGTTTGGAGATCGCCGATGGGATTTTATAGCAAAAGTTTCAG GATTGAATAGAACAGGAAAAAGCTGCAGGCTACGCTGGGTTAATTACCTGCATCCTGGCCTAAAACGAGGGAAGATGACACCTCAAGAAGAGAGACTGGTGCTTGATCTTCATTCCAAATGGGGAAATAG ATGGTCAAGAATTGCTCGCAAGCTACCAGGGCGAACGGACAATGAGATAAAGAACTATTGGAGGACTCATATGAGGAAAAAAGCTCAAGAAAGGAAACGTGCACCatccccatcatcatcttcttcaaatatCTCTTCTTCCCCATCGAACAACCCCACAGTGGATTCATTAATGACTCAAGAGACTGGAAAAGAGAGCTTCTACGATACAGGAGGTCCTGGTGATAAGTCAACTTCAACTGGAAAGAAT CTGTTTATAATGGCTACAGTGAAGAAAGCTGCAATTTCTCTTGTCCTCTCATGGCTTCACCGACAAGGGAATACGGCTCCGACTCTCTCTGGCAGATTAACGAAGAACCCAAGATCTTTTTCCCCATCGATCAGTTTATTCCTGATTATGAGCATGAAGGAGCTTACATAA
- the LOC115745927 gene encoding transcription factor MYB59 isoform X1, translated as MVQEEARKGPWTEQEDFQLVCFVGLFGDRRWDFIAKVSGLNRTGKSCRLRWVNYLHPGLKRGKMTPQEERLVLDLHSKWGNRWSRIARKLPGRTDNEIKNYWRTHMRKKAQERKRAPSPSSSSSNISSSPSNNPTVDSLMTQETGKESFYDTGGPGDKSTSTGKNIEEQGKSENAYSFDDIWKEIALSDGDGIIPVYNGYSEESCNFSCPLMASPTREYGSDSLWQINEEPKIFFPIDQFIPDYEHEGAYITG; from the exons ATGGTGCAAGAAGAAGCGCGAAAGGGTCCATGGACAGAACAAGAAGATTTCCAACTGGTCTGCTTTGTTGGACTGTTTGGAGATCGCCGATGGGATTTTATAGCAAAAGTTTCAG GATTGAATAGAACAGGAAAAAGCTGCAGGCTACGCTGGGTTAATTACCTGCATCCTGGCCTAAAACGAGGGAAGATGACACCTCAAGAAGAGAGACTGGTGCTTGATCTTCATTCCAAATGGGGAAATAG ATGGTCAAGAATTGCTCGCAAGCTACCAGGGCGAACGGACAATGAGATAAAGAACTATTGGAGGACTCATATGAGGAAAAAAGCTCAAGAAAGGAAACGTGCACCatccccatcatcatcttcttcaaatatCTCTTCTTCCCCATCGAACAACCCCACAGTGGATTCATTAATGACTCAAGAGACTGGAAAAGAGAGCTTCTACGATACAGGAGGTCCTGGTGATAAGTCAACTTCAACTGGAAAGAATATTGAAGAACAGGGGAAAAGTGAAAATGCCTATTCATTCGATGACATATGGAAAGAAATTGCTTTGTCAGACGGTGATGGAATAATACCTGTTTATAATGGCTACAGTGAAGAAAGCTGCAATTTCTCTTGTCCTCTCATGGCTTCACCGACAAGGGAATACGGCTCCGACTCTCTCTGGCAGATTAACGAAGAACCCAAGATCTTTTTCCCCATCGATCAGTTTATTCCTGATTATGAGCATGAAGGAGCTTACATAACTGGTTAA